Below is a genomic region from Brassica oleracea var. oleracea cultivar TO1000 chromosome C9, BOL, whole genome shotgun sequence.
CCGCAATATAAAAGCATGCACATGCGAAAGATTAGTTAAAATATTAAAGTTTACATGGTAACGTCGTTACATAGTTGAAAATATATTGAATTAACAAAACATGATTGCTGTGCATAATTTCAAACCAAGCTGGATAAGCCTAATTGCAGATTGCATATATACATGCACTTAATTTCCTTTATGTATTCATGGCCACCAGGCCCCACGACCAGATTTCAACTGCTGCAGTAAAATCAGTAGATCGGGTGACTATTTGAACGGCAAAAGAAAAATATTGTAGACAGGGCTCGTATATCCACATGATCTAGGTCGCGTGGAGGTTCAGCTATATTCGCAACTCTATGCTTTTAGACTTGAACGGTGCATGGTTCTAATATGTATCAAGACCACTTTCCACGCATTCAAGACTAGCCTAAACTAGACCAACTCAGTTATTATCATTTTCAGCCTTGAAATGTTTGTATTGTCATTTTATCATAACAATAAATGAGGTGTGGTGTTAGTGACAGTGATCCGGCTTGTGGTATTGATTTTAACATTGAATAGTTGGCGTTTCACAAAAAAAAAAAAACATTGAATAGTTGGCAAGTTCAGGTGAATTATAATTTGTTTAGCTGAATTTTTTGTTACAATTGTTTTCTGTAACAAAAAAAGTTCGCACTAAGTAAACAAATCATAATTCACCATTTGATTTTTAAAAACAGTTAGCATTATCTGAGTTTATTATGTATATAGCAGTGTGGCTCAAGCTTAGAGTGAAGAGCCAATCAGAGAAGGCAAGGGTGGATTTTACAGATATGACAGGTCCAAAACGTGTGGTGGAATGTGGGTTAAACGCTGTGAAGCATAACTTTACCAGATGCAATAATGGGTGTCGCATAACGTCATATCTCTTAATTGCTAATATGCTCGTAGTTGCTGCGGGGTAAATGTGAAAGAGCTGCCGATTTGTTACACTATACAAAGCCTACATCTGACCCAAATATAGGCCCAATAGGCACCACACAATTAAATGTAAACCCAAGAGCTCTAAAGCAATTGCTTAAGGCCCATGGTTTTGTTGGAAGAAAAAAACTGCCTTGCACCAAAAAATGTTTCCACGATGGATAGTATTAGTATTTTACTATTTGTGTTAAAATATCAACGGCGACGTGTTTATCATATCAGTGTATGTTTGGAACTCAGTAGGTTGATTCCTTGTGCCAAGTGTCCATGAGAAAATTAGTAGCAGACGATGACAACAAACATCATGCAATTTATACAAGTCCTTCTTGAGAGCCTCTTTCTACATCTCTCTTCTCTTCTTTTCATCACTACAGACGCAATCTCTTGCTTGAAATGAAGCTCCCTTCCCTGTTCTCTTCCTGCTTTCTCGTCTTAGCTCTGATCATCTCCGCCACGCATGCCTTCGACCTCAGCCTTATTCAGGTTCTCTCTTTTTGTAATCTATTTAATTTCTCTGGTTAGTACTAAAAATCAAGAACCGGTTTACGGCGGTTGTCATGAATATTTTTTGTCTATCTATTGTAGATGGAGGCCGGAACATGTCCGTATACGGTGGTTGTCATGACGAGCTGCCTCTCTCCAGAGTCAACGAGAGATCAAATCAGCATCACTTTTGGTGATGCCGATGGCAACCAGGTTAGTTTAGAGACAAACTCCTGTTTAAACTTCAACTTAAGGCTCTAAAAGTTAATTATCATGAAATTAATCGCTAAAGGCAAATAGGATACGGGAAATTATTTATCCCACTAATTAGAAAATGTAGATGAATCGTTCATTTTACCATTTTTTTTGTTCAATTGACCATATATTTTATCCTTCTAATTAACTATATAATATGTATTTGCATGTAATCGCTATATACATAATATATGTAGTTTTGCGCTAATAGGTGCATGCAGAGAGACTAGGCGGATCGGTAAAAGGAACGGGGAGTTTAGGGAAGTGTTCAACTGACACATTCCAAGTCCGAGGTCAATGTTTGACTAGCCCTGTATGCTCTCTTTCTATCAACCGGGATGGACCCGACGGTTGGGTCCCGGAGTCAATCGAGATCTACGCACAAGGTTCCAAGTCTGTTAAATTCGATTTCAGCAAAAGCGTCTCTAAAAACACTTGGTACGGCCAAAACCACTGCAACACCACAGGCCCGCCATCGTCTCCCGGGTTGCTTCCACCGGAGTTCCCACCTGAGACACCTAAGCTACCGCCACCTCCCCATCCACGACCGTCTGCTGCTTCCCGGGGTGGTGGAGATGGCGAGAGCGCTTTTCTTGCTTTTGCCATTGCCACTGCGGTTGCGTTCGCCGCAATGGTGCGTTAAGGTTGCTTGATGAGCATTCTGCGTATGTAGCGTCGTGAGACTTTTTTTTTCGTCGAATGTGTTTGTTTGTTATGTGGTTTTGTTTCAGCCTCAATGTTGTTGTAAAAACATAACTAAATTGTGAAGTGCTTAGTTTCGTTTTTCTTTAAAATAAAACCTTTTGTTAATACTTGACTTTGATGCACAGTTAATTTATCTTAAGTCGTTGTTTCTCTAATACTAGATCGAATTGGCCAAAAGGATTTACATGTCAAAAACTGTAGAGATAACTACCATAATATATTAAATGAAACAGATCGAATGTGTATATATATTCATGAGCTGATAAAGTGTATAAAAAACAAGGTAATAACCAATAGGTTTTATTTGATTAAGAGAGACAAGAAAATAAATTTCCATAATGTGGGCAACAGACCTCAAGGCATATATATATAGTATACTTGACTTCTATTACATCGAAAAATTAGAAGACTTTATGTTTCGTATAAGATATTGAAGTGTTGGTGAGAAGTAGAATGCATGGAAGTAGGTAGAGTTCGTGGAAGTGGCACCGCGTAGCCGACTGATGTTGCTTTTACTCTCTTTTCACTTGTCCAACTCTTCCCTTCACACAATTTTGTTTTGTTTGTTTTGGACTGTCTGCTTAAACGTGTCTTTGAACTAAAATCGGGACCAAATACGAACTGCTTTCATCTTTTTAAAAAGTAAAATTGAACAAATTAAGATATTATAAATATAAGATTGTAATAGCTGTAAAAATTAAAGTGTACTGCAAATGAACCCTGTTCTGAGTGAAGAGAGGAAATACCACAGAGCTAAAGCTCGTCTAATTGTTGGCATGAACATACTTTTTGACAGACAATCTTGAAATTAGTCGTCTATTTTTCAAAAACAGTAAGAATAGATAAGATGCTATTTGCTCCCTATAGACTACGTATGCACTTTAAATCCCCAGTATTGGAACCTTTTGTTGTTTGCATTTGCTTCTTCTCTCGTATGTTTGTTAGTGAGTGAGACTTGTTATGCGTAGATTTTATATGGATAAGCTCTTTGTACTCTTGGTTCATGTAAATCTTAATTGCGTAGGTTTGCATAATTGCATATGTAGGCACTGGTTTACTTGATTCGGTTTGTGACTATAACAATTTTGTCGTTATTCTTCATCTTGTTGGGTAACAATGATCAAGCTGCAAACTCACTGAAAACACTAGGGAGATCTTTGGATCCTTTGATTCAGTTCCGATCAACTGACTCTATCCTGTTGTACAATAGAGAGCCATGAGAAAAATACAAAAGACCCATGGAATTTGAAAGGCTAATAGGTTAAATTGAAACTACTTATTTAAAAGCCCAGTAGTAAGGCCCGTTAAGAAACAAAGTAAAAAAATCACAGTTGATATGAACCTCAAGTGCTATTTCAATGTGTGTAAAGTTACTTCGTAGGAAACACAAAACAAACAAAAAATCGAATAAAAACTAGATGAGTTGTTTTGCTATAACGATCCAAACAAAATAGCAGATGAATTTACCGCCACAAATTATAATAAGACAAAATATTAAAATTTTGGAATCAGAGCAATCCAAGTCGCACGTATCTATAGAATCTGATGGATCGAGATTCAAGAAATCATTATAAATAAATATGTAAAAACCCTTTGCTCGACGTAATCTCTGGCCATTACATTTTAGTTTTTCTTTTTTTGAAACTAAAATGTAATGGCCAGAGATTACGTTTTTAGTTTTTCGCTGAAGACAAAGACGAGGGAAATCAAAACGACGACCCGAGTTATAAACAATATGACATGTCATCTTACGTAAACATAACGTTAAATTAAGGAAAAATACACGTTATTTATTTTTTATTTTTTATATAAAGCGTTATTTATAAAGTACTTACAAAGGTGACAAATGAAAAATAAAGAGAGAAAGGTACACGAAGATGAACATATGTATTACTCCTTTGTTTTTTTCTTCTGTAAGATATTTTAGTAACACACAAATTAGAAAAACATACTTTTTGTTAAAAACACTTGATTACAATAAAAAAATAACCAAAATCAATTAATCATTGCTATTTAGAACAAAAACAAAAAGCCACATATTAATTTTTAATATTTTAATTGATTTTTATAATAATTTTATCTAGAAAATTTTGAAACATAATACAAATTGAAACAAAAATATTCTCCAAAACATCTTACAAAAAGAAACGGAGAGAATATGTATTAAGTATTAATTAAAATAAGAAGAATAGCTTCAGTGATCTAAGATAGTATTCGGTTGTCATCTGTATGCACACGGGTTAAAATCTGTTTGATATTTATGTTATGATTGGCTAGTAAGAGTCATAAAGTCATACATTTAGATGATGTTAATTTGAAATTATTACTAACTTTCAATTTAAAATTAATTAGTGATAAGTGAACTGGCCGTAACTTTTTACATATTATTCACGTTTCACTGAAACTTTTGATTTTGAGCTTTATATTCTCACATCCTCTTTCGTGATAATAGTTTTTTGACCATTAATCTCACAGTATTTTAGTCTAGAATTCGCTTCAGTCAGACCGCCATGCCAATAGAGTCAAGTCGATTTAGGATCAATCGGACATCTTTCGATAGTCGGATCGATTTTGATTCAGTTCGATAGTATGTGTTCGGGCTATGATACAATAGTAATTCGAGTTTATTATGAGTTTTCAATGTAAAACCAATTAGTGAGTGAAATTAGCATTAACCCTTTATATATTGTTTATGTCCTATTGAAATTTTTGACGTTAGAGCTTTATATTCTCACAACAACAATAATTATGTTGGTGATTAGACCATCTCCTATGGTACACAAAAATTTACTATATATTTCACTCTAAAATAGAGTAACTCTATTATAGAGTTGAATTTGCTCCAATAGTTTACTCTATAAGGGCATCTCCAACCCCATTCTATTTTTCCTATAAAATAGAGTTTATAGTAAAAATGAACCAATAATACTATATTTTCTACTCTATAATAGTGTAAACCTATTTTTTACTCTATATATAGAGTAATTTTTTTTTTGTTCATCACTCTAAAATAGAGTACTATTGGAGCAACATCCAACTCTATTATAGAGTTACTCTATTTTAGAAGAAAAAATAGAGTAAACCATTGGAGATGGTCTAATAGAATTACTCTATAATAGAGTGAAATATACACTAATGTTGTTTTTTTACTCTAAATATAGAGTGAAAAAACAACATTACTCTATATTTCACTCTATTATAGAGTAACTCTAGTATATAGTGAACCATTGGAGCAAATTCAACTCTATAATAGAGTTACTCTATTTTAGTGTGAAATATAGAAAAAATTTTTGTGTCCCATTGGAGATGCCCTTAGCCATATAGCTACACTACTTGAACTATTTATTTTAAGAGTTTTTTTTGCTGCTGTGATAATTTGTAATATATACAGTGATATATACAGTATATATATATACAAGGGCGGAGTGAATGTATGAAGAGTGGGGTCAACTAACTCCACTATTTTAAAAAATTTATTTGTTTTTGTTTAAATATGTTTATTTCGACTTCATTAAAAAATAATTTTTCACCGCGTAAAAAAATTATTGTTTCCAATACAAAGAATTTTGGACTCCGCCACTAAATATATATATATATATATATATATATATATATATTATTACTATTAAAAAGAGGAATCCTAGTTTACAATTACCTTGCTAACTCGTCATCATCTTATGTTATATTTCCTAGTTTATGTTTTGGAAGTCTGCTTATGCCTTTGTATATAAGAACAGAAGTTGAGAGTAAGAGTAGACATTTTATCTGTTAAATTTGATTCGATTCGTTATTCGTTTCGATTCGATCCGAAAATTCCGGATATCCGTAAATTTTCGAATCAAAGCAAATACTAAAAATCAATATCCGTTAAAATCGAAGCAAATCACAAATATTAAAATTTTGGGAAACGGATATCCGATCCGATCCGGCAATATATAAATACATGTATATCTTGATTATATTTAAAGTCTTTAATGTATAAAATTATATAATTATTATTCTAACATATGATTTGATAAATTTTATTCACATCATTACTTATATAAAAGTATTACATAAAAGGAAGAGAACACATTTATGATAATTATAATTTTTTCTTAAGTTTGTGTTATTATAATTGTTAACTAAGTTCAAATTTTTTTACAAAATATGTAGATTCACTACTTCTTTTAATTTTTATCATATATATCATGCAAAAAATATTTTACAAAACAAATTTGTATCAAAATTTTAAGATTATTTGTATTAATCAAAACATATGAAATATCCGTAAGTATTCGTAAATACCCGCAAATATCTATTTATTTTCCGGATATCCGTTTTTCTAAATATCCATATTGATGCAAAGCAAAACCAAAAATTAGATATCCGTGACATACGAAGCAAATCACAAATACCTTCAGAAACCCGGATATCCGATCCGTGTCCAGGCCTAGCTGAGAGTTTACAGTATCATCTTCAAGTTTACAATTACCTAACGTCAAATTCACCAGATTTAAAACATTTGATTGTGACGAGACTGCATCACCATGTTTTATTGCATTTGGAACGATTTTGTTGTTTAGCCAATGAGACGTGCTTACGTCATTTCAATGCTCAAGTAATAAAGTCATTTAGTTTGACGAGAAGATACGCGTATAATATAGTTCACTATACATATGATTACGTACTACGCGTAACAACATATGATTATGTCGTCTGTGAAACTGAATGTATACACGAATGATTTTTGTTAGTAAGAGTAACCAAATGTTTAATTTTAGTCAACTAGAGAGTTTTAAATGTTAAATATGAATGGTTGTCGATTGTATGTACCTACTACCTACACAAGGCTTATCTCACTCATGAATATGACTTATAAATCTTATGATATATTTTCGTTAAAAAAAGAAAATCTTATGATATATATCTGAATCATCTAATCTTTATCATAATAAAATTTATATTATTATGAGAAAATTACCAAAACGGAACAAAAAAACAATATAGTTGTCCATATGGTATAAAACCATCATTAAGTTGTCCCTATATTATAATATTTTTTATAATCCTAAAACTAATCTTTCCTTAATCAAATTAAACATAAATTAACTATTTTAAAAAAAATTAATGGAAAAAGATAAAAATAATAAGGTAATCCCATAATGTTTTAGAAAGAAAAAAAAATGTAAAAACAATTTTTTTTAAAAAGAACACACGACACAGATCAAAAAGATCCCGTAACCTAATTGCATTTGGTTTCTAAAATCCTTCAAAACTATTCTTTTAAAATCCTCTAAGGTAGAGCTTGATTCCAATAACAGTAGTCTACCCCAATTATCATCAGCCAAAAAAAACCCATCATGTGCTTACACTAAATTCCCAAACACCACATATTGTATAAATATGCATCATAAAACAAGAGTTTTTGAAAATCACAAGACAAACTATAGAAAAATCATAGATTGATGAAGAAGAAAAGCCAAAATCGTTTATTTTTTCTTACACTAAATTCCCAAACACCACATATTGTATAAATATGCATCATAAAACAAGAGTTTTTGAAAATCACAAGACAAACTATAGAAAAATCATAGATTGATGAAGAAGAAAAGCCAAAATCGTTTATTTTTTATATTTTGACAAAGAAAATCGATCAGGACACGTTTTAGGAAATTAGAATATTTTTAGAATATTTTCTTAACTGAAACTTCCTTAATTTTCGGAAAAACTAGTTTTTTATCCGTAGAAGACACATTCCACACTGTGTAGAACCATGAAAAAAATTCTGAATACAATTTCTACTTTTTGTAGACGTTTGTGTTAAGTTTAGATTTAGCATACCCGGAATTTTAGAATACTTCATAAAAGTAGAAACTGAATTCAAAAGAAAAGTAGCGATATTTACAATTAGTAGAATTCGCATTCTCCATATTTAGAATTTTAATCATTTTTAGATTGTTTCTTCTAAAAAAAGTAGATGGACTTGTTTATTCTGGAATTCGTTTTCTACTAACTCATTTTCTGTAGAAGATGAACTCTACTTTTAGTGGAACGTAATTTTAAAATTTTATTTATCAAGTTTTTTAACCAAAAAAAATATGTGTTTGTGTATATAGGTGTTTTATTAATTGTTTATATTTTTAATATTTTTTGGATTCATAAAACTATTTATTTCATTAAATTTCAGAAATGGAAAAGGTAAAAGGGAGAATAAATGGACAAATATGGTTTTATACCATAGGGACAACTACGTTGTTTTTATGTTCCGTTTTGGCAATTTTCCCTATTATTTTTTTGTTTGGGTTTCATTAACTTCATAATCAAATTTCAATGGTACGTAATAGTTGGTATGTAAAATATATATATAGTTCCCTGATATATCTCCAATAAATAGTTTTGTTGGTTGGACGTTCTTTTTTGGACCTATGATGTTTTGATCAAATTTTAGTGCATTTTTACATTATTTAATATTTATTGATTACATATATAAAGTAGTGTCTTGGAATAAATGAGTAAATAAATATATTAAATATTAAAAAATACTTTATAAGTATTTAGAGGGGTGTATTGGACTGAATATTTTAGAAGACTCTAGAGGATTTTATATTTAGGTGGGCATGGAAGAAGTTTGGTTGATTTTAATGAAACTCAACAGAAGAAAACGTAAATACTGATGATTCTAGTAGAATGTATTTCTAAATGTCGGAGTATTTTAGGTGATTTGATATTTGTATACACAACAAGATAATTAATTACCTTTAAACTCATCATTTTTTGTAAGTCCAATATTTTTCTTTCGACGTCATAACTTTTTCTTTTGGGAAAACTTCACATCATAACTTTTGAAGACAAAGGCTCTTTAAGTTTTTTTTTCTCTCTACTCTTCATCTTCTTACAAAACTGATTATACATTCATAGCAATATTTCGTTGATGTAACCAAAGTCAGCAAGTATCTATTCTGTAAAATGTCCAAAAACTTGTCATTTGCAACGCCACCAAAACATTGAAGCCGTGTGTCCAGAGTAAGCTCTATAAAATTCCCATCCCAAAGTGGACTGTACCTGTTCTAAAGCTGTGATTGTGATCATGAGGGGCATGAATAATGTGTGTTGTGCAAGAGATTGCTTGACTTGTATCTAGCTTGAAGATCATTTTCTTGTAAGCGAACCACTGTCTTAAGAAAAAAATAACAGAATTAATTTACATGTTAAAGCCCATCACACATCAAATGAATCACGTCTTAAGATTCAATAACCAGTCGCAGCAAGCTAATTTATTAAACTAATCCTAAATCCAATAGTGATGATGACAAATCGTCTAACACATCCCACATCTTTCCCTCAATGGTCGCAGTAACAGAAACAACAGTTGCAACATCTCTGTTAGTGTTCTCATGACGTCCAAAAATATCTTCAGTAATTTATTCCTTAAGTTTTTATAGGCATATGAGACACGATTATGTTTCTCTTAGCCATTTATGCCCATCCAGATTTTCAGCATATCCGTAACAATTTTGAATTGTGATATTATTTCTCTGATAACCAAATTCATGGGTTGATCATATCCTTCAGAGTTGACCCTGAGACTTTTACATCTCTTACTTGATTGTAGAGCTCCTTGACATCAAGATGACGATCATAAATCTTTGAAGCACTGTAAATTTTATTTCTGGTTTTTCTCACACCATCATTGATGAAAACTTAATTACAA
It encodes:
- the LOC106317537 gene encoding uncharacterized protein LOC106317537 — encoded protein: MKLPSLFSSCFLVLALIISATHAFDLSLIQMEAGTCPYTVVVMTSCLSPESTRDQISITFGDADGNQVHAERLGGSVKGTGSLGKCSTDTFQVRGQCLTSPVCSLSINRDGPDGWVPESIEIYAQGSKSVKFDFSKSVSKNTWYGQNHCNTTGPPSSPGLLPPEFPPETPKLPPPPHPRPSAASRGGGDGESAFLAFAIATAVAFAAMVR